From a single Dendropsophus ebraccatus isolate aDenEbr1 chromosome 8, aDenEbr1.pat, whole genome shotgun sequence genomic region:
- the LOC138799988 gene encoding olfactory receptor 8D4-like, translating to MVLPKLLDILLTGNHVISYNGCITQVFLFVVLMVSEYFILAAMAYDRYVAICHPLRYSYFMSLQVCFWMSWTSWSSGVLNGILYVILISSCMFCRSHEIDHLFCDMKPLIKLSCSDTHTIEMVILGLGSLSGFLLSMLTLVSYMYIVSTILKIHSKEGRQKTFSTCSSHLTVILMFYGSIIGMYVRPKSSYSMDQDKVFAVLYAGVIPMLNPLIYSLKNEEVKKALCRIMRKVALTAHSKKCDIHKR from the coding sequence ATGGTTCTGCCCAAGTTACTTGACATCCTTCTAACTGGGAACCATGTCATCTCGTACAATGGTTGTATCACTCAGGTATTCTTATTTGTGGTGCTCATGGTGTCAGAATATTTCATCCTGGCGGCCATGGCCTATGATCGCTATGTGGCCATATGTCATCCTTTACGTTATTCTTATTTCATGAGCCTTCAGGTCTGTTTCTGGATGTCATGGACATCTTGGAGTTCAGGGGTTCTCAATGGCATTCTTTATGTAATTCTAATATCATCTTGTATGTTTTGTCGATCACATGAAATAGACCATCTGTTCTGTGATATGAAGCCTCTTATAAAGCTTTCTTGTAGTGACACCCATACTATAGAGATGGTGATACTTGGGCTTGGATCCCTAAGTGGTTTTCTTCTTTCAATGTTGACCTTGGTTTCCTACATGTATATAGTCTCAACAATCTTGAAGATTCACTCTAAGGAAGGAAGACAGAAAACCTTCTCCACTTGTTCCTCACATCTCACAGTCATCCTTATGTTTTATGGGTCAATCATTGGCATGTATGTGAGGCCAAAGTCCAGCTATTCCATGGACCAGGACAAGGTGTTTGCCGTATTGTATGCAGGAGTCATCCCAATGCTCAACCCTCTCATATACAGCTTGAAAAATGAGGAGGTGAAGAAAGCTCTGTGCCGTATAATGAGAAAAGTAGCTTTAACCGCACACTCTAAAAAATGTGATATACATAAAAGATAA